The Nycticebus coucang isolate mNycCou1 chromosome 5, mNycCou1.pri, whole genome shotgun sequence genome window below encodes:
- the CTBS gene encoding di-N-acetylchitobiase, translating into MAVPRFRRRRFLARQPSSAPGLALLALLVLPLAARANCPCPELELCRSIRHRRDFEVFVFDAGQKNWKSYDWSQITTVVAFGKYDSELMCYAHSRGARVVLKGDVSLQDIIHPTFRASWIAQKIDLAKSQYMDGINIDIEQEVNCSAPEYDALTALVRETTDNFHREIEGSQVTFDVAWSPKNIDRRCYNYSGIADACDFLFVMSYDEQSQVWLECIAAANAPYNQTLTGYNDYIRLGISPKKLVMGVPWYGYDYTCLNLSEDRICTIARVPFRGAPCSDAAGRQVPYKMIMKQLISSISGSQWDKDQQAPYFNYKDATGHFHQVWYDNPRSISLKAAYIQSYGLRGIGVWNADYLDYSGDIIAKQQTDEMWNALKPKLWQR; encoded by the exons ATGGCCGTGCCGCGGTTCAGACGCCGGCGCTTCCTCGCCCGCCAGCCGTCTAGTGCCCCCGGGCTCGCCCTGCTGGCGCTGTTGGTGCTGCCGCTCGCGGCCAGGGCCAACTGCCCGTGTCCGGAGCTCGAGCTCTGCCGCTCGATCCGCCACCGCCGGGACTTCGAG GTCTTTGTGTTTGATGCTGGACAAAAAAATTGGAAATCTTATGATTGGTCACAGATTACAACTGTGGTGGCTTTTGGAAAATATGACTCTGAACTTATGTGCTATGCTCATTCAAGAGGAGCCAGAGTAGTACTTAAAG GGGATGTATCCTTACAGGATATCATTCATCCAACTTTCAGAGCATCCTGGATAGCTCAAAAAATTGATTTGGCCAAATCACAATATATGGATGGAATTAATATAGATATAGAGCAAGAAGTGAATTGTTCAGCACCTGAATATGATGCATTAACTGCTTTAGTTAGagaaaccacagacaatttccaTCGTGAAATTGAGGGATCACAg GTAACCTTTGATGTAGCGTGGTCTCCAAAGAACATAGATAGAAGGTGCTATAATTACTCTGGAATTGCAGATGCTTGCGACTTCCTCTTTGTGATGTCTTATGATGAACAAAGTCAGGTCTGGTTAGAATGTATTGCAGCAGCCAATGCTCCCTATAATCAGACATTAACTG GATATAATGACTACATCAGGCTGGGCATTAGCCCTAAGAAACTTGTAATGGGCGTTCCCTGGTACGGTTATGATTATACATGCCTGAATCTGTCTGAG GATCGTATTTGCACTATTGCCAGAGTGCCTTTCCGGGGGGCTCCGTGTAGCGACGCTGCAGGACGTCAGGTGCCCTACAAAATGATCATGAAGCAATTGATTAGTTCCATTTCTGGAAGCCAGTGGGACAAAGATCAGCAGGCTCCTTATTTTAACTACAAA GATGCTACTGGCCATTTTCATCAAGTGTGGTATGATAATCCTCGGAGCATTTCTTTAAAGGCAGCATATATCCAAAGTTATGGCTTACGAGGCATTGGCGTGTGGAATGCAGATTATCTCGACTACTCTGGAGATATTATAGCCAAACAACAAACTGATGAAATGTGGAATGCCTTAAAACCAAAACTATGGCAGAGATGA